The DNA segment AACAGCTTTTTGGATATCGCAGAGAAAATGGTAAGGTTGGCATTCGGAATCACGTGATTATTTTACCGGTAGATGATATTTCTAACGCAGCTTGTGAAGCTGTTGCAAGACAAGTTCAAGGTACGTTAGCTCTTCCGCATGCGTACGGCAGACTACAGTATGGTCCAGACTTGGATTTGCATTTCAGAACGATGATTGGAACAGGTTCTAACCCGAACGTTGCAGCCGTCATCGTCATCGGTATTGAACAGAACTGGACGAAGAAAATCGCTGATGGGATTGCCGAAACTGGTAAACCAGTATCCTATTTTTCTATCGAAGGAAATGGTGATTTTGAAACGATCCGCGCAGCAAGCTGGAAGGCGAAGGAATATGTTCAATGGGCCACTGAACTTCAAAGGGAACCAATTGAATTAAAGGATTTAACCATCAGCATTAAATGTGGTGAATCCGATACAACAACTGGCATGGGCTCGTGTCCAACTGTTTCTCAGGCAGTGGATCGTTTGGTTGATGCTGGTGCGACGGTATTCTTTGGGGAAACCTCTGAACTAACCGGCGGTGAGCATATTATCCGCGAGCGGATGGCTACACCGGAACTTCAAGAGAGATTCATGGCCATCTATGATGATTATGTAGGTGAAATTGGATCTAAAGGTGTAGATTTATTAGGCTCACAGCCAACTCAAGGAAATATCGCCGGCGGCTTATCAACCATTGAAGAGAAAGCCTTGGGGAATATCGCAAAAACAGGTACGAAGGAAGTTGTAGGTGTCCTAGACCCTGCTGACAAACCAGAAAATGGCCCTGGTCTTTACTTCATGGATACCTCTTCTGCAGCAGCAGAATGTATCACCTTGATGGCTGCAGGTGGAGCGGTTCTTCACCTATTCCCTACTGGCCAAGGTAATATTATTGGTAACCCAATTGAACCGGTTGTGAAGATTACGGCTAATCCGATCACGGCTGCTACGATGAGTGAACACATTGACGTGGACGTGCAAGGCTTGCTATCACGTAACATCTCGCTGGAACAAGCAGGGGATCAATTAATGGAAATGATTTGCCGTACAGTCAATGGCCGTCTTACTTGTGCAGAGGCATTAGGCCATCGTGAATTTGTCATGACAAAACTATATCGCAGTGCTTAAACCGTTTCTCCCTACACATAGCTATGCGTAGGGAGTTCACTTTTTTATAAGAAGGAGTTTTTACGAATGGGAACCTATCGTGAATTGGATCTTAAAAGTTTTTGCGAAGACCTGCTAGTAAGCGTGGGAATGAACCAAGAGAATGCCTCTGTGGCTGCAGATTCATTAGTGAAAGCGAACCTTGAAGGTGTGGACAGCCACGGAATCAGCCGTCTTCCCATCTACGTCAAACGGTTTAAAGATCATAGGATTAATTTGAATCCTGAAATTAAAATAACGGAGCAGACATCATCTGTTTTACTGGTAGATGGAGATAATGGCCTTGGCCATGTGGTTAGTTATCAGGCCATTTTAAAAGGAACAGAAATGGCGAAACAAAGCGGGATTACCGCCATTGCGATAAAAAATAGCAATCATTTTGGTACCGCCTCTTATTTTTGTCAGCTGGCCTGTGAGCAAAACCTCGCCTGTATCGGTTTCACCAACTCGCCGCCAGGCATCGCACCATGGGGAGGGAAAAATGCCTTTTTTGGAACAAACCCGATTGCTTTTGGGTTTCCAACGGGCAACGATCAGCCCGTGATCATTGACTTATCGACTAGCATTGTCGCTAGGGGGAAAATTATTTTAGCAGCCAAACAGGGACAGCCTATTCCAGATGGGTGGGCGATGGATGAAGACGGTCTTCCTACCAATGATGCGAAAGCGGCATTAAGGGGTTCTGTCCTGCCATTAGGCGGAGCGAAGGGATCCGCTTTAGCTTTAGCCGTAGAAATCTTAACGGGGATTCTGACTGGGGCTGCTTTTGGGCCTTATGTGAAAAATATTTATAATGAAGCGGAAACGGAACACGCCAATGTGGGGCATTTCTTCCTATTGCTGGATATCGAAAAGTTTATGCACCTATCAACCTTTTTTGAGTCGCTCGAACATCTGTTAACAGAGATGAAGGAAGTTCCGAAAGCACCGGGCACGAATGAAATCAGGTACCCAGGGGAAAGAAGAAAGAGGGATAGGGAGCTGCGCCAATTAGCAGGAATTGAATTGTCGTCCAGTGTAGAAGAGGAACTCATTAAGCTTGCGGAACAGTATTATGTCCCGTTTCCAGAGCCTCTATCATTGGAAAAAATATAAAATAAAAAGGATAGATGAACCGGTAGAATCCGATTAACATCTATCCTTTGTTTACAAAAAGTGACCTCGTTTACTACAACAACCACGATTTTTGTTAGTGTACTAACGCTTCCCGTTATAATGTTTAAAAGAACCCCATTAACTTCTTTACTGCTGCTCATTCACCGAGTAGCTGCTCTTCTTGTTCATCCCACATCGCAAACAAAGATTGTATCTCGGATCCTGTGTAAGCGCCAACCACCCTCACATTCCTATGGACCAACTGCACTCCAACCATAACCGAGACAAATTCATCTTCTGCTCGCAGGCGGGCAACGGTTTCCTTGTCTCCGGTGATAAGGACGAAGCCATTGAGATCACTGCCATGAGGCTCAAGAACAACTACCTCGAAACGATCGATTTTTCCTTCCTGTTGCAATCGAATACAGTATTCCATTGCATTATTGAGCGTGGCCTTTGCCGCCTTTTCACGCCCCGGTATGATTTCACCCCAACCAACGAGTAACGAACCTTTTGCCATATCATTCTCTCCCTTTTATTTTATATGTTAAAATTAACCTATTACAAAATTAACATATTAGTTTTTATAAATCAACTAAAATATATGTTAAGTTTAACCTATAATTATCTCGGTTTACTTGATAAAAATTACATGCGAATATATATTAAAATGAACCTATAAAAACAACTATGATAAAGGAGTGGTTAGATGAGTTCCTTTCGTTATGCCATGCTTACATTATTGGCGCGGGAGCCGCTAAGCGGATACGATATTAAGCAACAGATGAATAGTCGAATGGGGCCGTTCTGGAAAGCAGGAAGTAATCAAATATATCCTGAATTGGCAAAAATGGATGAAGAAGGACTAGTAGTACTCCATGAAGTAGAGCAAAATGATTACCGTCCTGCTCGAAAAGTATATAGAATTACAGAAAGTGGGCAGCAAGAACTAATTCGTTGGACAACCGAGCCTACTGAACCAGAAATAATTCGGGATGAATTCCTTTTGAAGGCTTATAATTCTTGGCTTGTTGAATCTGAACAAATGATACCCAGTTTGGAAGAGAAAAAGAAGGAACATGAGGAGAAGTTGACAATATATCTTGACAAGGTAAATGAACTTAAAGAAATGCTAAATCCATCAAATTCTAGGGATCCTATTCTGTCCAGCATGTCCGTCGTGGAATTCGGAATTGAATATGAAAAACTCTATATAAAGTGGTGTACAAATTTAATTGAAAGACTAAAGAATTCATTCAACGAATCATCATAAGAGGATCTATAAGTAAAGAGTAATAAAGACCGCTACAGCCATCCGCGTTTTAAACGCAAGCCCGCGTCCTATTTATTGGTCAACCAGATTTTTCTGGTTGACCATTTTTGTGTTTTATCTTCAAGGAGCTAGATACATAGAATATATTTTTCCGCATGTAACTTCTTATGGTTTATAACGTTTTGATTAGTATAGACGTCTTGAAGGAAAAAGGAGCTTAATAAATGGATTGGGAGAAGATATGGATTGATTATTGGAAAGAAGTATATGTATTTGTATTTTTACGGGTTCGTCATAAGCAGGAAGCAGAAGATATCACGCAGGAAACCTTTATCAAAGCTATCCGGGCAGAGGATAGGTATTTAGAAGATAATGTGAATATATTAGCCCTTTTAAAAACCATTGCTAGAAACCTGATCATTGACATATGGAGAAAAAAGCAAAAAACGCAAGAACCCTTAAGTCTTGAACCCGAACTGTTCTTAACCGATATAGGAAGTGATTTAGAAAAAATCATCGAACAAAAGGAACAAGTGGAACATGCCCTTTACTTATTAAATGAGGATCAGAGAAAAGTAATTGTATTACGGCTTTTGCAGGGACTGTCGATCAAAGAAACAGCGGAACTGCTGGGGAAGACGGAAGCCTTCGTAAAAGTCATACAATTTCGCGCGATAAAGAAGGTTCAGGACCTAATGAAAAAGGAATTTTTGGAGGAGGCTTTGCGATGAGTTTATCAAACGAGCAAGATAGACTTTCCCAATATATTGATAGATTGAATCAAACCGGAAGAATAAACATAGACAAAGCGGATGATCAAGCATGGACTGAAATGCTCGATACCGTTCATCTGATTAAACTTTCCAACATAATAGACATGCCGACACCTGATTTTGAAGAAAAAGGAATCCAGGTAATTAAAAAAGAGGTTGAGAAAACACGGAAAAAAGTGGTTGAGATAAAGACCCTCAAAAAACGCACATGGAAAAAACATTTTTTGCCGGTAGTTGCTGCATCTTTAGTTGCTTTATCCGTTTGTCTTCCGACTTTTTTTCCTAATCAAAAAGCAAAGGCAGAACAGATTCGTGTGGTAAAAGAGCAACAGTTAGTTTCATTGGGTGTTTCAAAGGTTAATTTCCCAACTATGCTGTCAGATGGAAAATCGGTTGGCTTTGAAAAAGATGAAAAAATTTTTATTTGGAACCAAAGCAATCAATCGTTTAAACAATTTCCTTTGAATAGTTTTCAATATATGAGAAATCCAGCATGGTCGCCGGACGAGAAGACCATAGCATTTTCCGGTTATCAAACCAAGAATGCTGGGATTTGGCTAATGGAACAAGATGGATCGCACGTACGTCAACTAGCAGCACCGGGTTCCCCTGATGATTTTTATGACCATCCAACCTGGTCACCGGATGGGAAGAAGCTAGCCTTTGCTAAACAAAGCTATCAATTGAATGATTCAGATGGGGTAACTCAAACAAGCGAGGAAATATGGCTAATGGATATCGGGGCTGGCAAGTTAAGAAAAATCACTGATGGTTCTGAACCTAGCTGGTCACCAGATGGCAAGAATATCGCTTACACTAAGACCCGAATAAAAGGGGAATCGATTCAAAAAGAAGTGTGGATAATCAAGACGGATGGTTCCAATCCGAAAAAATTAACCGATGGAATGGAGCCAAAGTGGTCACCAAATGGTCAATTTCTCACTTTTGCTAGGAATACAACCACTAATGAAAAAGTGGGTACGGAAAAAGCTCAAATTGTTGTTACGTATCGTGAGATCTTGGCTTTACATGTGGAAAGCAAAAGCGAATCACAATTAACAAAGTCAAAATTAAATGAACGAGAGTTAAACAACCTCATTTCCTCATCCAAATCAGCGACAAACAATTTGCCAGTGAATGTTGTCATGAGCGGTGAATATAGTGACTGGCAGCCAAGCTGGTCAAAAGACGGGAAGAGCATCGTGTTTGTTAGGGATACCAATGAGGAAAAAGGCAATCACTTTAACTTAATGAAAATTGACTTAAAATATGAATAATCCCAAAAAGGCAGGAAAAGCAATGAAGATTGGAATTATGATTAGTTCGCTGTTACTCATAATGACTGTAATCTCTGGGTGTGGAAATGGATCCTCGCCTAACAAGAAGGTCGGTCTAGAAAAAAATACTGTCAACGAAAACGAGAAGATCATGAATCATACAAATGAAAGTACAGCAAAAGAAACACAGGAAGTTCTTCTGGATCATTTGAAAATAAAAGTAAGCAGCCAATGGAGTGTCAATAAAGGGATAGATTCTGCAGCTTTTTCAATCAAAGGTAAATCGGTAGGTATCATTGAGGGGCTGGCCTACGCTGATTCATTAGAGGCGGTATTACCCAATCAATCCATTGTAACTGACAAACAGAAACTAACACAGCTACCATTTGATGCGTATCAAGTAACTACCAGCAGTGACACGGTGAGGTCGAAAACAAAAACGGAGACCCATATATACATGTTCATTGAGCCTAAAAAGGCCGTTTACGATTTGCACTTTGATGCTAATTTGGTGGATGAAACAACTATTTTACAAATTGTTCGATCTGCTG comes from the Neobacillus sp. PS2-9 genome and includes:
- a CDS encoding PadR family transcriptional regulator, yielding MSSFRYAMLTLLAREPLSGYDIKQQMNSRMGPFWKAGSNQIYPELAKMDEEGLVVLHEVEQNDYRPARKVYRITESGQQELIRWTTEPTEPEIIRDEFLLKAYNSWLVESEQMIPSLEEKKKEHEEKLTIYLDKVNELKEMLNPSNSRDPILSSMSVVEFGIEYEKLYIKWCTNLIERLKNSFNESS
- a CDS encoding Ldh family oxidoreductase is translated as MGTYRELDLKSFCEDLLVSVGMNQENASVAADSLVKANLEGVDSHGISRLPIYVKRFKDHRINLNPEIKITEQTSSVLLVDGDNGLGHVVSYQAILKGTEMAKQSGITAIAIKNSNHFGTASYFCQLACEQNLACIGFTNSPPGIAPWGGKNAFFGTNPIAFGFPTGNDQPVIIDLSTSIVARGKIILAAKQGQPIPDGWAMDEDGLPTNDAKAALRGSVLPLGGAKGSALALAVEILTGILTGAAFGPYVKNIYNEAETEHANVGHFFLLLDIEKFMHLSTFFESLEHLLTEMKEVPKAPGTNEIRYPGERRKRDRELRQLAGIELSSSVEEELIKLAEQYYVPFPEPLSLEKI
- a CDS encoding UxaA family hydrolase, with the protein product MGQQLFGYRRENGKVGIRNHVIILPVDDISNAACEAVARQVQGTLALPHAYGRLQYGPDLDLHFRTMIGTGSNPNVAAVIVIGIEQNWTKKIADGIAETGKPVSYFSIEGNGDFETIRAASWKAKEYVQWATELQREPIELKDLTISIKCGESDTTTGMGSCPTVSQAVDRLVDAGATVFFGETSELTGGEHIIRERMATPELQERFMAIYDDYVGEIGSKGVDLLGSQPTQGNIAGGLSTIEEKALGNIAKTGTKEVVGVLDPADKPENGPGLYFMDTSSAAAECITLMAAGGAVLHLFPTGQGNIIGNPIEPVVKITANPITAATMSEHIDVDVQGLLSRNISLEQAGDQLMEMICRTVNGRLTCAEALGHREFVMTKLYRSA
- a CDS encoding RNA polymerase sigma factor: MDWEKIWIDYWKEVYVFVFLRVRHKQEAEDITQETFIKAIRAEDRYLEDNVNILALLKTIARNLIIDIWRKKQKTQEPLSLEPELFLTDIGSDLEKIIEQKEQVEHALYLLNEDQRKVIVLRLLQGLSIKETAELLGKTEAFVKVIQFRAIKKVQDLMKKEFLEEALR